Proteins from a single region of Geothrix sp. PMB-07:
- a CDS encoding sigma-54 dependent transcriptional regulator, which yields MDLLLVEDKDSFRRLLSQALADTDWTVKAVADPQEALRALEAASFHVLVTDLRLPGMSGLELIRRARRLHPTLRVVLMSAFGEPKDIVEAMRLGADDFLPKPFDLDAFQALLDRLRALVGAPSPDPAEPWIAHSPAMQALETALRQAAASALPVVFRGEPGAGRERCARRLHILRQPTAPFLSLAAATLGPEGPDPRTLKLLEGGSLLLTGLEHLSATAAGPLARAMDGESGSRIAWMGSVDVVGRLAPDLAQRLGSLELRVPSLRERREDLLALTRLLLDQAARREGRPSPWLERSAERQLLAYDWPGNVRELEVLVGRTVLFAQGQAIRSFPGLGLGVTAPLCLPWPESGGLESMLKTVAHAAESQLLQRALGEAGGDLTKAAEKLGLTLRTLAQRLRDHAIPLEDGDSPLPRKAP from the coding sequence GGCCGTGGCCGATCCCCAGGAAGCGCTGCGGGCCCTGGAGGCGGCGTCCTTCCATGTGCTGGTGACGGATCTGCGGTTGCCCGGCATGAGCGGCCTCGAGCTGATCCGCCGCGCCCGCCGCCTGCATCCGACCCTGCGTGTGGTGCTCATGTCCGCGTTCGGTGAGCCCAAAGACATCGTGGAGGCCATGCGTTTGGGCGCGGACGATTTCCTCCCCAAGCCCTTCGATCTGGACGCCTTCCAGGCCCTGCTGGATCGCCTTCGGGCCCTGGTGGGTGCCCCCTCGCCTGACCCCGCCGAACCCTGGATCGCCCACAGCCCCGCCATGCAGGCCCTGGAAACCGCCCTGCGGCAGGCGGCGGCCTCCGCGCTGCCCGTGGTGTTTCGGGGCGAACCCGGGGCCGGGCGGGAACGCTGTGCCCGTCGCCTGCACATCCTCCGCCAGCCGACGGCGCCCTTTCTGAGCCTGGCGGCCGCGACCCTCGGGCCGGAGGGCCCTGATCCCCGCACCCTGAAGTTGCTGGAAGGCGGGAGCCTGCTCCTCACCGGATTGGAGCACCTGTCCGCCACCGCGGCGGGCCCCTTGGCGCGGGCCATGGATGGTGAGTCCGGCAGTCGCATCGCCTGGATGGGCAGCGTGGATGTGGTGGGTCGGTTGGCTCCCGACCTCGCCCAGCGCCTGGGTTCCCTCGAACTCCGGGTGCCTTCACTCCGGGAACGGCGGGAGGATCTGCTGGCGCTCACCCGCCTGCTGCTCGATCAGGCCGCCCGGCGGGAAGGGCGACCCTCGCCCTGGTTGGAGCGCTCTGCCGAACGCCAGCTGTTGGCCTACGACTGGCCGGGCAATGTGCGGGAGTTGGAGGTGCTGGTGGGGCGCACTGTTCTCTTCGCACAGGGCCAGGCCATCCGCAGTTTCCCGGGCCTGGGATTGGGCGTGACCGCGCCTTTGTGTCTGCCCTGGCCAGAGTCCGGGGGGCTTGAAAGCATGCTGAAGACCGTGGCCCATGCGGCCGAATCCCAGTTGCTGCAGCGGGCCCTGGGCGAAGCCGGGGGGGATTTGACGAAGGCGGCAGAAAAGCTGGGGTTGACGTTGCGGACCCTGGCTCAGCGCTTGCGGGACCACGCCATTCCTTTGGAAGATGGTGATAGCCCGCTGCCTCGGAAGGCACCATGA
- a CDS encoding MoxR family ATPase produces the protein MTQAPTQVPPVLVPPVRSPEGIRPAARAGLAALQAVVVGKEAQVRRAFAAMLAGGHVLLEDLPGVGKTTLAKGLSRILGGTFQRVQGTNDLLPSDLLGVHLWDAKEQSFRFQPGPVFCHVLLLDELNRIGPKTQSAMLEAMVEGQVTLDRSTHKLPEPFFVIATQNPLDHAGTFPLPESQLDRFSCTIHLGYPDRAAERLILTGEAGAERLDSLSPVLDLEGWRQARTAVHRVQVAEPVLDYVERMVERIRSGGGFCSTRAAKHWIGLAQAEAWLEGRDFITPDDLQRTLTDTMAHRGSLDDRRLNRSERREQLTRLLKELPVGWAP, from the coding sequence ATGACTCAAGCTCCGACTCAAGTTCCGCCTGTCCTTGTTCCCCCGGTTCGCAGTCCGGAGGGAATCCGTCCCGCCGCGCGGGCCGGACTGGCTGCGCTCCAGGCCGTGGTGGTGGGGAAGGAAGCCCAGGTGCGGCGGGCCTTCGCCGCCATGCTGGCGGGTGGCCACGTGCTGCTGGAAGACCTGCCCGGCGTGGGGAAGACCACGCTGGCCAAGGGGCTCTCCCGCATTCTGGGTGGCACGTTCCAGCGGGTGCAGGGGACCAACGATCTGCTGCCGTCCGATCTGCTGGGAGTCCATCTCTGGGATGCCAAAGAGCAGAGCTTCCGCTTCCAGCCAGGGCCCGTGTTCTGCCATGTGCTGCTGCTGGACGAGCTGAACCGCATTGGCCCCAAGACTCAGAGCGCCATGCTGGAGGCCATGGTGGAGGGGCAGGTCACCCTGGATCGCAGCACCCACAAACTGCCCGAGCCCTTCTTCGTCATCGCCACGCAGAACCCTCTGGATCACGCGGGCACCTTCCCCCTGCCGGAAAGCCAGCTGGACCGCTTCTCCTGCACCATCCACCTGGGCTATCCCGATCGGGCCGCCGAACGGCTCATCCTCACGGGCGAGGCAGGGGCCGAGCGGCTGGATTCCCTTTCCCCGGTTCTGGATCTGGAAGGCTGGCGCCAGGCCCGCACGGCGGTGCATCGCGTTCAGGTGGCGGAACCGGTGCTCGACTATGTGGAGCGCATGGTGGAGCGCATCCGCTCCGGGGGTGGCTTCTGCTCCACCCGGGCCGCCAAGCATTGGATCGGCCTGGCGCAGGCCGAGGCCTGGCTGGAGGGCCGCGACTTCATCACCCCCGATGACCTGCAGCGGACCCTCACCGACACCATGGCCCACCGGGGCAGCCTGGATGACCGCCGCCTCAATCGCAGTGAACGGCGCGAGCAGCTGACCCGCCTCTTGAAGGAGCTGCCCGTGGGGTGGGCGCCTTGA
- a CDS encoding RodZ family helix-turn-helix domain-containing protein, with product MRHDESVGQLVREAREARGLSREDLAKELKLPLRHLEAIEADDWVSLPPGRPRPLARQLADRLGVDLEFHTGAFQIVPGVRELDPPDPRQERLERVVMGALTAASVLVVLWLVVPGPSLGRKPAPNPLAALSKPSLPPPPAPSASPFPVLGELLPEVPLNEQGALVSLRAMDTCNVKIESEAEHGGQPLVRTLRVSEPWRLRVKGPFLVQLDNAGVVNVEVAGRRIAHGQNVGATWSGRFDAEGHWLRPAPPNLPEGAPAPVDDETEGGIKP from the coding sequence TTGAGACACGACGAGTCGGTCGGCCAACTGGTGCGGGAGGCCCGGGAAGCGAGGGGCCTCAGCCGGGAGGATCTGGCCAAGGAACTCAAGCTGCCCCTGCGCCACCTGGAGGCAATCGAGGCCGATGACTGGGTGTCCCTGCCACCCGGTCGGCCCCGGCCCTTGGCGCGTCAATTGGCAGATCGCCTGGGGGTCGACCTGGAGTTCCACACGGGGGCTTTCCAGATCGTGCCTGGTGTGCGGGAGCTGGATCCTCCGGATCCCCGCCAGGAGCGCCTGGAGCGGGTGGTGATGGGCGCGTTGACCGCGGCTTCGGTGCTGGTGGTGCTCTGGCTGGTGGTGCCCGGTCCAAGCCTGGGCCGCAAGCCCGCGCCGAACCCCCTCGCTGCGCTGAGCAAGCCCAGCCTGCCGCCGCCTCCCGCGCCCTCGGCCTCACCCTTCCCAGTGCTGGGCGAGCTGTTGCCCGAGGTCCCCTTGAACGAGCAGGGTGCCCTGGTGAGCCTGCGCGCGATGGATACCTGCAACGTGAAGATCGAGTCAGAAGCGGAGCACGGCGGCCAGCCCCTGGTGCGCACCCTGCGCGTGTCCGAGCCCTGGCGCCTGCGTGTGAAGGGGCCGTTCCTGGTGCAGCTGGACAATGCCGGGGTGGTGAATGTGGAGGTGGCGGGTCGCCGCATCGCCCATGGGCAGAACGTTGGCGCAACCTGGTCGGGCCGCTTCGATGCCGAAGGCCATTGGCTGAGGCCCGCCCCGCCGAACCTCCCTGAAGGGGCTCCCGCGCCCGTTGATGATGAAACCGAAGGCGGTATCAAGCCATGA